DNA sequence from the Candidatus Sulfuricurvum sp. RIFRC-1 genome:
AAAAGTTCATGGGAAAGATAGAGGGTATGTTCCGGTGCTATAGATGGGAGAGGGGAAGTATTGATTTTGGAGCACACTTTGTAAAGTGTATCAAACATTTGCGGATATTGAACCGGTTTGGTGATGAACTGAGCGATACCGAGATTAATAAGAGATAGGAGATAATCCGCCTCTGTGTGAGCGGATAAGATAATAATTGGCTGTTCCTCATGGATGGCACGAATCTCAGAGGTTAATTCCACCCCATTCAGCCGAGGCATCCGAATATCGGAGATGACGAGATCGTAGGTTTTTTGTTTTAAACGATAGTAATCGTTGTATTTCTCGAGAGCGTCAACTCCATCGATAGCAGTATCAACGCGGTAAAAATAATCTTCTAATACTCTGAATATCCGAGTTCGAAAAGGCTCGTTATCTTCGACAAAAAGGAGTGATAAACGCTTCGTCTGTTCCAGTATACGTTGTTCGTTATCAATCAATCATTTTGCCTCAACTTTTTCGCGATATCAATTATTATAACATAAAGGAAATACGTTTTAATTCCTAGATATTGTAGTACGTCGCCTCTTTATGATGGACGACGAGAGCCGTGGTACTTTGCTCAGGGTGAATTTGGAACGTCTCAGAGAGGGTAATGCCAAACTCTTCAGGGCGTAATAAATCGAAGATGATACGGCTCTGTTCCAAATCAGGACACGCCGGATACCCGAAGCTGTATCGTGCCCCCGCATAGCGGTTGAGACGGACATCACGGAGACTAAACCCTTCATCATTGTGTGCAATATTGAGGTCAAGTCGGATTTGTTTGTGTGCCACTTCGGCTAACGCTTCGGCAAGCTCTACCCCAAACCCGTGTACCAGGTTGTATTCGAGGTATTCATTCGCGGCATACAGCTCTTTTTCGTACTCGCTGAATTTATCCCCTACGCTAACACACGTTAGCGGTAATACGTCATCGCGGGTATGGGTGAAAAAGTCGCTTAGTGCGCGATGGGGTGCTTTGCGCTGACGCGGAAACTCAAACACGTATTTGGCGTTCCCGATCACTTCGTCGAGGCTCTGACGGTTCGCGTTTTCATCGATATTCCATCCGTAACTCTCATCAAAAATCAGAAGTTCCTGATCGCTGCTTCGGACAGGATAGTATCCGTAAATCACCGTCGGGTCAAACAGTCCCCGTTTGACAATCTCTCGTTTGATCCGCTCATAGGACGGATAAACTTTGGTCTCGAGAAGTTTTTTATACTCATCCACCGGCATTCCGGCACGTTTGTATCCCCAATGCAATTTAAAGAGACTGCGGCGGTTGATCCATTCGCATACCATGTCAAAATCGAGTTGTTCTTTGCGTAATACCCGACGCCCCCAAAAAGGAGGGGTCGGAATTTTTACCTCGCTTGGCATGTTCAACTCATGAAACGGTGGGATAACAACATCCACAACCTCTTTGGCGGCACGTTCAATCATATCTCCGCCGAGGCGGGTGTCGAGCCCTATGCTTGGATCGGCATTGTATTTTTCAATTCGGCTCATGGCGATCACCCCGTCAAAGGCATCGCGGCAATAAAAGATCGCCCCGTTATAGATCGGGCGGCAGAAATCGTCCACGAAACTACGGGTGAGTGCCGCACCGCCGAGAAGTACCGGTGTGGTGATTCCCATACCGGCCATTGTCTCTAAGTTGTCTCTCATCACTTGGGTCGATTTGACGAGCAGCCCGGACATCCCGATGGCGTGAATCTCTTGGGCTTTCATCACATCGAGATACTCTTCGAGTTCGGTTTTGATCCCAACATTGATCACCTTGAATCCGTTGTTTGAGAGGATGATATCGACGAGATTTTTCCCCACATCATGAACATCCCCTTTGACCGTCCCGATGACGAGGGTAGTATCGGTCTCTTTTTCCTGTTTGGAGAGGTAGGGGTTGAGATAGTCAACGGTGGTTTTCATCGTCTCGGCACTTTGCAATACAAACGGAAGCTGCATTTTTCCCGATCCGAAAAGCTCTCCGACGATTTTCATCGCATCGATGAGGATTTCATTGACAATGGTGTCAGGATTGATCTGTGTCCGTGCCCGTTCAACAAGAGGAATCATCCGCTCTTTATCCCCGTCGATAAGGAGTTTGGCAATTTTTTCTTCATCGCTCAAGCTCTCGTATTCTTCGTCGTTTTTAGTGTTGTCGATGGTTTTATCACTGAAATGTTCGATAAATTTAAAGAGGGACTGATCATCCGGGTTAAAGAGCAACTCTTCACAGACGGCACGATCCTCTTCGGACATTTTGGCAAGCGGTACGATATGTTTGACGTTGATGATAACCGATGTCATACCCGCTTCAATACAGTGGTGTAAAAAGACACTGTTCAAAAAGACTCTGGCATTCATGCTGAGTCCAAAAGAGATGTTGGAGAGCCCCAGTGTTGAGCCGACGTTAGGATATTTCGTATGCAGTTGGCGGATAGCTTCTAAGGTTTGGATGGCGGCGTCACGGTACTCCACATCCCCGCTTCCCACGGTAAAGGTGAGCATGTCAAACATCAGATTGCGAGGATCGATATGGTGGCGGTTGACACACAGATCATAAATCCGATCCGCAATGCGCATTTTATCTTCGGTTGTTTTTGCCATTCCCTTTTCGTCAATGACAAGACATACGAGGGCTGTTCCGAATTTTTTAGCCAGTGAACAGATAGCATCGAGACGCTCTTCACCGTCTTCGAGGTTGACGGAGTTGATAATCGGTTTGCCGCCGATGCATTTGAGTGCCTCTTCCATTGTGTTGACACGGGTCGCATCGGGCATAAGGGGGATGGAAATTTTTTGGTTGTAGAGTCTCATGACGTGCGCCATATCCACCGCACCATCACGCCCCGCAAACTCGACGTTGACATCGAGACAGTGGGCGCCATCTCGTACTTGTGCTTGACCGACGCTGAGTGTCCCCTCGTAATCGCTCGCGATGATCAGTTCACGAAACGCTTTCGATCCGGTCGAATTGGAGCGCTCTCCGATGAGTAGCGGAGCGGGTGTTTGGATCAGTTCGACGGTGTTAAACAACGATGCGATAGAGGGTGTTGTCTCTCCGCTTGGTTTTTTGGGGGTGATGGAAGAAACTTTATTCACCAGTGCACGGATATGCTGAGGGGTTGTTCCGCAGCATCCACCGAGGAAACTGACGCCGTCATAGTTTAAAAAGTCACATTGCAGCTGAGCAAACTCATCGGGTCCCATCGGGTAGTACGAATAGCCGCCTCGGTTTTGAGGCAAGCCCGCATTGGCATGAACCGAGATCGGTTTTCCCCACACTTCACTGAGGGTTCTAACGTGTTTCCCGTATTGCTCCGGTCCGGTTCCGCAGTTGAATCCCAGACTGATGATATCGAAGGGCTCTAAAATCGTGGCGATGGTTGCCGCATCGGTACCGATGAGCATAGACCCCGCCAACTCGATCGTAACGGACACCATAATAGGAAGATCAGAACCTCGTTTGCGGTTAGCCGCTTCGCAGGCATGGAGTGCGGCTTTGATTTGGAGTGGGTCTTGGCAGGTTTCAAGGAGGAAAATATCGCATCCGCCGTCGATGAGTCCCAAACAACACTCTAGATACCCTGCGAGCATCTCATCGTAGTGAATGTGTCCGAGAGAGGGGAGCTTGGTTCCCGGTCCGATAGAACCCAAAACATAACGCCGGTGTTCAGGAGTGGAAAATTTATCACACTCTGCTTTACAGACTGCGGCTCCCGCTTTGGAGAGTTCATAGGCACGATGTCCGATCCCGTATTCGTCCAATACCCAGCTAAAGGAACCGAAAGTGTTGGTCGTGATGAGATCCGCACCGGAGACGAGGTAGGCGTGAAAAATATCGCTCATCACCTCTGGGCAGGTGACGTTTAGGAGCTCATTGCACCCCTCTAACCCCTCCCATGCACTCTCAGGTATTTTATCGGCACGCTCTTGAAGCTGGGTTCCCATAGCGCCATCGATTATAAGAGCTCGGCGAGAGATAGTTTCAAGAAGCGTTTGTTTGAGGGACATAACAGAGACCTTGCGCAATAAAAATAAAATACGATTTTATCCAAGAGTAGCCTAAAGGGTTCTAAGTATGAAAATATAATTCTTTTGATACACTCTAATCTATGAAAAAGCTGTTTCTTTTATTACTCTTTTTAATGTCACTTGCATGGTCGAAAGAGTCCGTAACCCTTCAATTGCCGTGGCTCCATCAGTTTCAGTTTGCAGGGTATTACGTTGCCAAGCAAAAAGGGTATTACTCGGATTCAGGATTAGATGTTACGATTTTAGATGCACACAATAGACAAGACCCTTTTAAAGCCGTCATAAACGGGAAAGCTCAATACGGTGTCGGACGTTCTTCTTTGATTGTTGATTACATCAAAGGTGCTCCCCTTGTTCTCATGGCTGCAGTATTCCAATCCTCTCCAATGATGCTCCTTACCCGTAAGGATTTTAATATCCATAATGCCAAGGACCTCAAAAACAAACGGGTTATGTTGACCGGGGATACTATCGAGGGCGCCGAGCTGCAGGCGATGCTCCGAAGTGTCGGATTGCGTACCAGTGATTTGATACTGCAAAAACACTCGTATGATCCGATGTCATTGGCTAGAGGTGAAACCGATGCTATGGTCGCCTACCTCTCTAATGAACCTTATGTTCTTCAAAAA
Encoded proteins:
- a CDS encoding response regulator transcription factor, translated to MIDNEQRILEQTKRLSLLFVEDNEPFRTRIFRVLEDYFYRVDTAIDGVDALEKYNDYYRLKQKTYDLVISDIRMPRLNGVELTSEIRAIHEEQPIIILSAHTEADYLLSLINLGIAQFITKPVQYPQMFDTLYKVCSKINTSPLPSIAPEHTLYLSHELFWDKDKKILFESDIAIALTKYEILLMELLTKKFEQVCSTDEILNHFYLNTIDVSSDNLRGMMMRLRKKLPEKALTSIYGMGYRLSSVH
- the metH gene encoding methionine synthase; translated protein: MSLKQTLLETISRRALIIDGAMGTQLQERADKIPESAWEGLEGCNELLNVTCPEVMSDIFHAYLVSGADLITTNTFGSFSWVLDEYGIGHRAYELSKAGAAVCKAECDKFSTPEHRRYVLGSIGPGTKLPSLGHIHYDEMLAGYLECCLGLIDGGCDIFLLETCQDPLQIKAALHACEAANRKRGSDLPIMVSVTIELAGSMLIGTDAATIATILEPFDIISLGFNCGTGPEQYGKHVRTLSEVWGKPISVHANAGLPQNRGGYSYYPMGPDEFAQLQCDFLNYDGVSFLGGCCGTTPQHIRALVNKVSSITPKKPSGETTPSIASLFNTVELIQTPAPLLIGERSNSTGSKAFRELIIASDYEGTLSVGQAQVRDGAHCLDVNVEFAGRDGAVDMAHVMRLYNQKISIPLMPDATRVNTMEEALKCIGGKPIINSVNLEDGEERLDAICSLAKKFGTALVCLVIDEKGMAKTTEDKMRIADRIYDLCVNRHHIDPRNLMFDMLTFTVGSGDVEYRDAAIQTLEAIRQLHTKYPNVGSTLGLSNISFGLSMNARVFLNSVFLHHCIEAGMTSVIINVKHIVPLAKMSEEDRAVCEELLFNPDDQSLFKFIEHFSDKTIDNTKNDEEYESLSDEEKIAKLLIDGDKERMIPLVERARTQINPDTIVNEILIDAMKIVGELFGSGKMQLPFVLQSAETMKTTVDYLNPYLSKQEKETDTTLVIGTVKGDVHDVGKNLVDIILSNNGFKVINVGIKTELEEYLDVMKAQEIHAIGMSGLLVKSTQVMRDNLETMAGMGITTPVLLGGAALTRSFVDDFCRPIYNGAIFYCRDAFDGVIAMSRIEKYNADPSIGLDTRLGGDMIERAAKEVVDVVIPPFHELNMPSEVKIPTPPFWGRRVLRKEQLDFDMVCEWINRRSLFKLHWGYKRAGMPVDEYKKLLETKVYPSYERIKREIVKRGLFDPTVIYGYYPVRSSDQELLIFDESYGWNIDENANRQSLDEVIGNAKYVFEFPRQRKAPHRALSDFFTHTRDDVLPLTCVSVGDKFSEYEKELYAANEYLEYNLVHGFGVELAEALAEVAHKQIRLDLNIAHNDEGFSLRDVRLNRYAGARYSFGYPACPDLEQSRIIFDLLRPEEFGITLSETFQIHPEQSTTALVVHHKEATYYNI